One genomic window of Thalassolituus hydrocarboniclasticus includes the following:
- a CDS encoding PrkA family serine protein kinase encodes MSVFSRYKDRYSATQEEVMSLQEYLELCKQDKSVYATAAERMLMAIGEPELIDTAKDLRLSRIFSNKVIKRYPAFSEFYGMEEAVENIVSYFRHAAQGLEERKQILYLLGPVGGGKSSLAERLKHLIEHIPFYAIKGSPVFESPLGLFDPEEDAQILQEDYGIPRHYLGHVMSPWAVKRLHEMGGDISKFEVVKLYPSILDQIAVAKTEPGDENNQDISALVGKVDIRKLEDYSQDDPDAYAYSGALNRANQGLMEFVEMFKAPIKVLHPLLTATQEGNYNGTEGMGAIPYQGIILAHSNESEWQTFKNNKNNEAFLDRVYIVKVPYCVRVNEEVKIYEKLLSGSSLANAHCAPDTLKMLAQFTVLSRLKVPENSSIYSKMRVYNGENLKDTDPKAKSLQEYRDAAGVDEGMSGISTRFAFKILSKVFNFDSTEVAANPVHLLYVLEQAIEQEQFPEEVHNRYLNFIKEYLATEYVGFIGKEIQTAYLESYAEYGQNIFDRYVTYADFWIQDQEYRDPETGEMLDRASINEELEKIEKAAGISNPKDFRNEIVNFVLRARANNNGNNPSWQSYEKMRSVIEKKMFSNTEDLLPVISFSAKSSSDDQKKHDDFVARMTERGYTEKQVRLLSEWYLRVRKSQ; translated from the coding sequence ATGAGCGTATTCAGCCGATACAAAGACAGGTACTCCGCCACGCAGGAAGAAGTCATGAGCCTGCAGGAATACCTCGAATTGTGCAAACAGGACAAAAGCGTATACGCCACAGCCGCTGAACGCATGCTGATGGCCATCGGCGAACCGGAATTAATCGACACCGCCAAAGACCTGCGCTTAAGCCGCATATTTTCCAACAAAGTGATTAAGCGTTACCCGGCCTTCTCCGAGTTCTACGGCATGGAAGAAGCGGTGGAAAACATCGTCTCTTATTTCCGCCACGCCGCTCAGGGCCTGGAAGAACGCAAACAGATTCTCTATCTGCTTGGCCCCGTAGGCGGCGGTAAATCCTCTCTGGCCGAACGCCTCAAGCATCTGATCGAACATATTCCGTTTTATGCCATTAAAGGCTCTCCGGTTTTTGAATCACCTCTGGGATTATTCGACCCGGAAGAAGACGCTCAGATTCTGCAGGAAGATTACGGAATTCCACGCCATTATCTCGGCCATGTGATGTCGCCCTGGGCGGTCAAACGCCTGCATGAAATGGGCGGCGACATCAGTAAATTTGAAGTTGTTAAACTCTATCCATCCATTCTGGATCAGATTGCCGTTGCCAAGACCGAACCCGGCGATGAAAACAACCAGGATATTTCTGCTCTGGTGGGTAAAGTTGATATCCGCAAGCTGGAAGATTACTCCCAGGATGACCCGGACGCTTACGCCTATTCCGGAGCGCTGAACCGCGCCAACCAAGGCCTGATGGAATTTGTTGAGATGTTCAAAGCACCTATTAAAGTGCTGCATCCGCTGCTGACCGCCACTCAGGAAGGTAACTACAACGGCACCGAAGGCATGGGCGCCATTCCTTATCAGGGAATTATTCTCGCTCACTCCAATGAGTCGGAATGGCAGACCTTTAAAAACAACAAAAACAATGAGGCTTTTCTTGACCGGGTTTATATCGTCAAAGTGCCTTACTGTGTGCGTGTTAATGAAGAAGTCAAAATCTACGAAAAACTGCTTTCCGGCAGCTCATTAGCCAACGCCCATTGCGCCCCCGATACGCTGAAAATGCTGGCTCAGTTCACCGTACTTTCACGTTTAAAAGTACCGGAAAATTCCAGTATTTATTCAAAAATGCGGGTCTATAACGGTGAAAATCTGAAAGACACCGATCCGAAAGCAAAATCGCTTCAGGAATACCGTGACGCCGCTGGCGTTGATGAAGGCATGAGTGGGATTTCCACCCGCTTTGCTTTCAAAATTCTGTCCAAAGTCTTTAACTTTGATTCAACCGAAGTGGCAGCTAACCCGGTTCATCTGCTCTACGTTCTTGAACAGGCCATAGAACAGGAACAATTTCCGGAAGAAGTACATAACCGTTACCTGAATTTTATTAAAGAGTACCTGGCGACCGAATACGTTGGCTTTATCGGTAAAGAGATTCAGACAGCATACCTCGAATCCTATGCTGAATATGGTCAGAATATTTTTGACCGCTACGTAACCTATGCCGACTTCTGGATTCAGGATCAGGAATACCGCGATCCGGAAACCGGTGAAATGCTTGACCGAGCGTCGATTAACGAAGAACTCGAAAAAATCGAAAAAGCGGCCGGCATCAGTAACCCTAAAGATTTCCGTAACGAGATCGTCAACTTCGTACTGCGGGCACGTGCCAATAACAATGGCAATAATCCGTCCTGGCAGTCGTACGAAAAAATGCGCTCCGTTATCGAGAAAAAAATGTTCTCCAACACCGAGGACCTGTTACCTGTTATTTCCTTCTCGGCAAAATCGTCATCCGACGATCAGAAAAAACACGACGACTTTGTCGCCCGCATGACCGAGAGAGGATATACCGAGAAACAAGTAAGACTGCTGTCTGAGTGGTATCTGCGCGTGCGTAAATCGCAGTAG
- a CDS encoding YeaH/YhbH family protein translates to MSYIIDRRLNGKNKSMVNRERFLRRYRQHIKEAVSESINRRSITDMERGEQISIPTRNTHEPSISHGPGGKQHRVFPGNKEFHAGDQLDKPQQGGGGSGSGKASNQGEGEDEFSFYITRDEFLNYLFDDLALPNMIKKTLSQSKEFKTRRAGFVSEGTPNNLSVVRSLRNAHARRIGMSVGKRKKLKELQAELAEHLAKNAGDTPEVLALKEQIAELERRLKTIPFLDDLDLRYRSQVKVPTPSSKAVMFCIMDVSGSMTQDIKDIAKRFYILLYLFLQKNYEHIELVFIRHHTSAREVSEEDFFYSRETGGTIVSSALKLMQQIVEERYQNTDWNIYAAQASDGDNWDDDSPLCAKILGDSLLSMVQYFAYIEITPNQHQALWEAYTGLSRQFASRFAMAQIRNPGDIYPVFRELFAKDRYQEAV, encoded by the coding sequence ATGTCTTATATTATTGACCGTCGCCTGAACGGTAAAAACAAAAGCATGGTCAACCGGGAGCGGTTTTTACGCCGCTACCGGCAACATATTAAAGAAGCGGTTTCTGAATCGATAAACCGTCGTTCCATTACCGATATGGAGCGCGGCGAACAGATCAGCATTCCTACACGTAATACCCATGAGCCCAGCATCAGCCATGGCCCCGGGGGCAAGCAGCACCGAGTATTTCCCGGCAATAAAGAATTTCATGCCGGAGATCAGCTGGACAAACCCCAGCAGGGAGGAGGCGGTAGCGGCTCAGGCAAGGCCAGCAATCAGGGCGAAGGGGAAGATGAGTTTTCCTTTTATATCACCCGCGACGAGTTTCTGAATTACCTGTTTGATGATCTGGCTCTGCCCAATATGATCAAAAAAACACTGAGCCAGTCCAAGGAATTCAAAACCCGGCGTGCCGGTTTTGTCTCCGAAGGTACGCCCAATAACCTCTCCGTTGTCCGCTCGCTGCGTAACGCCCATGCCCGGCGTATTGGCATGAGCGTCGGCAAGCGTAAGAAATTAAAAGAGCTGCAGGCAGAACTTGCTGAACATCTGGCGAAAAACGCTGGCGATACTCCTGAAGTTCTGGCACTGAAAGAACAGATCGCTGAGCTGGAGCGACGCCTTAAAACCATTCCTTTTCTCGATGATCTGGATCTGCGCTATCGCAGTCAGGTCAAAGTTCCGACACCCAGCAGCAAGGCCGTTATGTTCTGCATTATGGACGTATCTGGTTCCATGACCCAGGACATTAAAGACATCGCCAAGCGCTTTTATATTCTGCTTTACCTGTTCCTGCAGAAAAATTATGAGCATATTGAACTGGTATTTATCCGCCACCACACCAGCGCGCGGGAAGTCAGTGAGGAAGACTTTTTCTACTCGCGCGAAACCGGTGGCACCATTGTTTCCAGCGCCCTGAAACTGATGCAGCAAATTGTCGAAGAACGTTACCAGAACACCGATTGGAATATTTATGCCGCCCAGGCTTCCGATGGTGATAACTGGGACGATGACTCTCCGCTCTGCGCCAAAATTCTCGGCGACTCCCTGCTGTCGATGGTGCAGTATTTTGCCTATATCGAAATTACGCCTAACCAGCATCAGGCACTCTGGGAAGCCTACACCGGCCTGAGCCGTCAGTTTGCTTCACGCTTTGCCATGGCTCAGATCCGTAATCCCGGTGATATTTATCCGGTGTTCCGCGAGCTGTTTGCCAAGGATCGTTACCAGGAGGCTGTATGA
- a CDS encoding SpoVR family protein: MSEKAREYLSTDSDWTFELLEVYDREIARIAKLYKLDTYPNQIEIISAEQMMDAYSSVGMPIGYNHWSYGKQFLATQKGYKRGQMGLAYEIVINSDPCIAYLMEENTMPMQALVIAHACYGHNSFFKGNYLFRTWTDASSIIDYLLFAKNYVRHCEERYGQEEVEQVLDACHALQNYGVDRYRRPKPISAAEEKTRQKERENILQQQVNDLWRTLPASLKAEKNNKKRKFPSEPQENILYFLEKNSPLLAPWQREIIRIVRKISQYFYPQRQTQVMNEGWATFWHYTLLNHLYDEGKVTDGFMMEFLTSHTNVVLQPGFDSPYFSGINPYALGFNMFQDIKRICENPTDEDREWFPDIAGSDWLETLHFAMNNFKDESFIQQFLSPKMMRDFHLFSIYDDDEKNKYLIEAIHDERGYRKLREMLARQYDLSVREPNIQIWSVDLEGDRSLTLRHTMQNGTPLSTDTHEVLKHLHFLWGFDIHLETYKDERMVKRQSCPSVAIEE; this comes from the coding sequence ATGAGCGAAAAGGCCAGAGAATACCTGTCGACCGACTCCGACTGGACCTTCGAACTGCTTGAAGTTTACGACCGCGAAATCGCCCGCATCGCCAAACTGTATAAGCTGGATACCTATCCGAATCAGATAGAAATCATCAGCGCCGAACAGATGATGGATGCTTACTCATCGGTTGGTATGCCCATCGGTTACAACCACTGGTCTTATGGCAAACAGTTTCTGGCTACGCAAAAAGGTTACAAGCGCGGCCAGATGGGGCTGGCTTATGAAATTGTCATTAACTCCGACCCCTGCATTGCTTACCTGATGGAAGAAAACACCATGCCGATGCAGGCCCTGGTAATCGCCCATGCCTGCTACGGCCATAACTCCTTTTTTAAAGGCAATTATTTATTCCGCACCTGGACAGACGCCAGTTCAATTATCGATTATCTGCTGTTTGCTAAAAACTATGTACGCCATTGCGAAGAGCGCTATGGCCAGGAAGAAGTTGAACAGGTACTCGATGCCTGCCATGCCTTGCAAAACTATGGCGTCGACCGTTATCGCCGGCCAAAACCTATTTCTGCGGCAGAAGAAAAAACACGGCAGAAGGAGCGGGAGAATATCCTGCAACAGCAGGTGAATGATCTCTGGCGGACACTGCCAGCTTCACTGAAAGCAGAGAAGAATAATAAAAAACGGAAATTCCCCAGCGAGCCGCAGGAGAACATTCTGTATTTTCTGGAAAAAAATTCGCCGCTGCTCGCGCCCTGGCAGCGCGAAATTATCCGTATTGTACGTAAAATATCTCAGTACTTTTATCCACAGCGTCAGACCCAGGTCATGAACGAAGGCTGGGCGACTTTCTGGCACTACACCCTGCTTAATCATCTTTATGATGAGGGCAAGGTTACCGATGGTTTTATGATGGAGTTTCTCACCTCACATACCAACGTTGTTCTGCAGCCGGGCTTCGACTCACCTTATTTCAGTGGCATAAACCCTTACGCGCTCGGCTTTAATATGTTTCAGGATATTAAGCGTATCTGCGAAAACCCGACGGATGAAGACCGTGAGTGGTTCCCTGATATCGCCGGCTCCGACTGGCTGGAGACCCTGCACTTCGCCATGAACAACTTCAAGGATGAGAGTTTTATCCAGCAGTTTTTGTCACCGAAAATGATGCGTGACTTTCATCTGTTCAGCATTTATGACGATGATGAAAAGAATAAATACCTGATTGAAGCTATTCACGATGAACGCGGTTATCGCAAACTGCGGGAAATGCTGGCCCGCCAGTATGACCTGTCGGTGCGTGAGCCGAATATTCAGATCTGGTCGGTTGATCTTGAAGGCGATCGTTCACTGACCCTGCGTCATACCATGCAAAATGGCACACCGCTGTCGACCGACACTCACGAAGTGCTTAAACACCTGCATTTTCTCTGGGGTTTTGATATTCATCTGGAAACCTACAAGGATGAACGTATGGTAAAACGCCAGAGCTGCCCATCCGTGGCTATCGAAGAATAA
- a CDS encoding symmetrical bis(5'-nucleosyl)-tetraphosphatase, protein MAIYAIGDIQGCYEPLQRLLALVQFDPHKDQLWLAGDLVNRGPQSLEVLRFAKSLGHRVRCVLGNHDLHLLAMHYGGHSSRSSDTLTPVLNAPDRDELLDWLRFQPLVVLDEARNWCMSHAGIPPAWSARKARKRAQEVEAVLQSEDCTEFFRQMYGNLPDQWQKGLQGMERLRLIVNYLTRMRFISPAGQLDLLSKEGLDQAPPGYQPWFEAENRAAATTRLLFGHWAALEGKANGTNVYALDTGCVWGGELSALRLEDQQWFRVPAQTV, encoded by the coding sequence ATGGCAATATACGCAATTGGTGATATTCAAGGTTGTTACGAACCTCTGCAGCGCCTGCTGGCACTGGTGCAGTTTGATCCGCACAAAGATCAGCTGTGGCTGGCCGGCGATCTGGTGAACCGGGGTCCGCAATCGCTCGAAGTCCTGCGTTTTGCCAAAAGCCTCGGCCACCGCGTGCGCTGCGTGCTGGGTAATCATGATCTGCATCTGCTGGCCATGCATTACGGCGGCCACAGCAGTCGCAGCAGCGATACCCTGACGCCGGTGCTCAATGCTCCGGACCGCGATGAGTTGCTCGACTGGCTGCGCTTTCAGCCTCTGGTCGTGCTGGATGAAGCGCGTAACTGGTGCATGAGCCACGCCGGTATTCCGCCCGCCTGGAGTGCACGCAAGGCACGCAAACGGGCACAGGAAGTCGAAGCCGTGCTGCAGAGCGAAGACTGCACTGAGTTCTTCCGCCAGATGTATGGCAACCTGCCCGACCAGTGGCAGAAAGGTCTGCAGGGCATGGAGCGCCTGCGTCTGATCGTCAATTATCTGACCCGGATGCGCTTTATCAGCCCGGCAGGCCAGCTCGACCTGCTCAGCAAAGAAGGTCTGGATCAGGCGCCGCCGGGTTACCAGCCCTGGTTTGAAGCGGAAAACCGCGCAGCAGCAACCACCCGCCTGCTGTTTGGCCACTGGGCGGCGCTGGAAGGCAAAGCGAATGGCACCAATGTTTATGCTCTGGATACCGGTTGTGTCTGGGGCGGAGAATTATCAGCCCTGCGTCTCGAAGACCAGCAATGGTTCCGGGTGCCGGCTCAGACCGTATAA
- a CDS encoding DMT family transporter produces MLTNRHPAFLAALWMSGALLSFMLMAISGRELSHSLTTYQILFFRSVIGVLVISILLSRSGWQQIKTQRLKTHWLRNIAHYAGQYGWFYGLAFIPLAEVIAIEFTTPVWTALLAFFLLKERLTGARLLALVLGIAGLLLILRPGAGVLQPAAFAVLGGALGYAFSYIQTKSLTRTDTPLCILFYMTLMQLPFGLVPSVLNWTTPAAETLPWIVLVGLTAMSAHFCMAHAFRLADATVVVPMDFLRLPLIAVVGYLFYQESIDLFVLAGAALMFSGNLLNLRAEYRRN; encoded by the coding sequence ATGCTGACCAATCGCCACCCAGCCTTTCTCGCCGCACTCTGGATGTCCGGTGCGCTGCTCTCTTTTATGCTGATGGCGATATCCGGACGCGAATTGTCACACTCGCTGACCACTTATCAGATTCTGTTTTTCCGCAGTGTAATAGGTGTGTTGGTTATCTCTATTTTGCTCAGCCGCAGTGGCTGGCAACAAATAAAAACCCAACGGCTGAAAACCCACTGGCTGAGAAATATTGCTCATTATGCTGGCCAGTACGGCTGGTTTTACGGGCTGGCTTTTATTCCACTGGCAGAAGTGATTGCCATTGAATTTACCACGCCGGTCTGGACCGCGTTGCTGGCTTTTTTCCTGTTAAAAGAGCGTCTGACCGGAGCACGCCTGCTGGCGCTGGTATTGGGCATTGCCGGGCTGTTATTGATTCTTCGGCCCGGCGCCGGTGTTTTGCAGCCTGCGGCTTTTGCGGTACTGGGCGGCGCGCTGGGTTATGCCTTTTCTTATATCCAGACCAAATCCCTGACCCGCACTGACACTCCGCTGTGCATTCTGTTTTATATGACGCTGATGCAGCTGCCGTTCGGGCTGGTGCCGTCAGTGCTGAACTGGACAACACCAGCGGCTGAGACGCTGCCCTGGATTGTGCTGGTGGGGCTTACCGCAATGAGCGCACACTTCTGCATGGCGCATGCATTCCGGCTGGCGGATGCAACCGTGGTTGTGCCTATGGATTTTCTGCGTTTGCCATTGATCGCAGTGGTGGGCTATCTGTTTTATCAGGAAAGTATTGATCTGTTTGTGCTGGCAGGTGCTGCCTTAATGTTCAGCGGTAACCTGCTGAATCTGCGGGCGGAATACCGGCGTAACTGA
- the apaG gene encoding Co2+/Mg2+ efflux protein ApaG codes for MSLDDSIVVSVQCEYLEQQSVPDEKRFVFAYHIDIHNRGEQAATLRSRHWFIADGNNDVQEVKGEGVVGEQPTIEPHESYRYSSGAVLATRVGSMRGYYVMEADDGTLFHATIPVFTLATPNALN; via the coding sequence ATGAGCCTCGACGACAGCATTGTGGTCAGCGTGCAGTGTGAATACCTTGAACAGCAGTCGGTGCCGGACGAAAAGCGTTTTGTCTTCGCCTACCATATCGACATTCATAACCGCGGCGAGCAGGCCGCAACCCTGCGCTCACGCCACTGGTTTATTGCCGACGGCAACAATGATGTGCAGGAAGTCAAAGGCGAAGGCGTGGTCGGCGAACAGCCGACCATTGAGCCGCATGAAAGTTACCGCTACTCCTCCGGCGCCGTACTCGCCACACGGGTTGGCAGCATGCGCGGTTATTATGTGATGGAAGCCGATGACGGCACTCTGTTTCACGCCACCATTCCGGTGTTTACCCTGGCGACGCCCAACGCCCTGAACTGA
- the glpE gene encoding thiosulfate sulfurtransferase GlpE, whose product MSAFKHITAGDAKALFEQGNAAIADIRDAMSYSAGHIRAAKRVDNQNLTEFMAATAKDQPLVVCCYHGNSSQGAAQFFGEQGYTNVYSLDGGYEMWKLAFPEWCEHS is encoded by the coding sequence ATGAGTGCGTTTAAACATATTACAGCCGGTGATGCCAAAGCCCTGTTTGAGCAGGGCAATGCTGCCATCGCCGATATCCGGGATGCCATGAGCTATTCCGCCGGCCATATTCGCGCGGCAAAGCGGGTCGATAACCAGAATCTGACAGAATTCATGGCGGCCACAGCCAAAGATCAGCCGCTGGTCGTCTGCTGCTACCATGGCAACTCCAGTCAGGGTGCTGCACAGTTCTTCGGCGAGCAGGGCTACACCAATGTCTACAGCCTGGATGGCGGTTATGAAATGTGGAAGCTGGCATTCCCGGAATGGTGCGAGCACAGCTGA
- a CDS encoding flagellar assembly protein FlgT yields MRILNILMMTLCSLPVSALTVEVTGEAPLSGAISYAREQALQDAMRQASLRAGAQVSSTQLMSQGVVKQDDVQVRSNAQLKNIEVLWEDQAGGLYQVAIRADVSPQAMCPASTQRYRKAVAVAGFGLARPQQATLGQLQNIEQDLPRVLVNTLNNRGAIHALDATRTSLYQDPRRAPSMETAQQRLTTSVALATQLGAQYVVSGVVRDLSMMGEAGNDSRRASGADSWLDLLGLEDNNRDRQFVMDVFVHDGLSGAMLFQRSYSAHGAWDRPARERVPFASPHFWQTPYGAEVRELLSGVVDDVDEVLRCQPFMARIVKAKGNRLHIEASAGAGIRPGDKFQVYRTGTFYNLDLEPRTELSDMATEVVIKQVQPQFVVAEMKLTAEHLAIQRDDMVIAW; encoded by the coding sequence ATGCGTATCCTGAACATTTTAATGATGACTCTGTGTTCTCTGCCGGTTTCTGCTCTGACGGTGGAAGTAACCGGAGAAGCACCGCTGAGCGGTGCCATTTCCTATGCCCGTGAACAGGCTCTGCAGGATGCTATGCGTCAGGCCAGTCTGCGTGCCGGTGCTCAGGTCAGCAGCACTCAGCTGATGAGCCAGGGCGTGGTCAAGCAGGATGATGTGCAGGTGCGTTCGAATGCACAGCTGAAGAATATTGAAGTGCTGTGGGAAGATCAGGCTGGTGGCTTATATCAGGTTGCGATACGCGCCGATGTCAGCCCGCAGGCGATGTGTCCGGCCAGCACTCAGCGTTATCGTAAAGCGGTGGCGGTGGCCGGTTTTGGTCTGGCCCGTCCACAGCAGGCAACGCTTGGGCAGTTGCAGAATATCGAACAGGATCTGCCCCGCGTGCTGGTAAACACGCTCAATAACCGCGGTGCTATCCATGCGCTGGATGCGACCCGTACCAGTCTGTATCAGGACCCACGCCGTGCGCCATCAATGGAAACCGCACAGCAGCGTTTAACCACCTCCGTGGCTCTGGCAACTCAGCTGGGGGCGCAGTATGTGGTGTCCGGTGTGGTGCGTGATCTTTCGATGATGGGCGAGGCTGGCAACGACAGTCGTCGTGCATCGGGTGCGGACAGCTGGCTGGATTTACTCGGGCTGGAAGATAACAACCGTGACCGGCAGTTTGTGATGGATGTCTTTGTGCACGATGGGCTAAGCGGCGCCATGCTGTTTCAGCGCAGTTATTCTGCTCATGGTGCCTGGGACCGTCCGGCGCGGGAGCGGGTGCCTTTTGCCTCGCCACATTTCTGGCAGACGCCGTATGGCGCGGAGGTGCGCGAGTTACTCAGCGGCGTGGTGGATGATGTGGATGAAGTTTTGCGCTGTCAGCCCTTTATGGCCCGTATTGTAAAAGCCAAAGGTAACCGCCTGCATATTGAGGCCAGTGCCGGTGCCGGTATTCGTCCGGGTGATAAGTTTCAGGTTTATCGTACCGGTACCTTCTATAACCTCGACCTTGAACCGCGCACCGAGCTCAGCGATATGGCAACTGAGGTGGTGATCAAACAGGTGCAGCCACAATTTGTGGTCGCGGAGATGAAGCTGACAGCAGAGCATCTGGCAATTCAGCGTGATGATATGGTTATCGCCTGGTAG